Proteins from a single region of bacterium:
- a CDS encoding DUF5317 domain-containing protein: MSIQMLFLSLIIGWLRKGSLRNFIHIHLRAYYLLYIAFFLQLLAFIIHRIKPSTVVPILYTVSFLPLILWPIFNRHYWEMYLLAIGLFMNFLVICGNGGRMPIYRPALQYIHAEEKFLQAAKRGGYFRYKLSNGEERFFFLSDYIPFPPHFLGEGGISYALLRRNIFSPGDLIMSLGICFLIQRGMLAKDEGKKV; encoded by the coding sequence ATGTCCATTCAGATGCTCTTTCTTTCCCTTATCATAGGTTGGCTGAGAAAGGGAAGCCTAAGGAATTTCATTCATATCCACCTGCGCGCCTATTATCTCCTCTATATCGCCTTCTTCCTCCAGTTGCTCGCCTTCATTATCCACCGCATTAAACCCTCTACTGTCGTCCCTATCCTTTACACCGTCTCCTTCCTCCCTCTCATCCTCTGGCCTATTTTCAACCGCCACTATTGGGAAATGTATCTTCTCGCTATCGGATTGTTTATGAATTTCCTCGTTATCTGTGGGAACGGAGGGAGGATGCCCATATACCGTCCCGCCTTGCAATACATTCACGCAGAGGAGAAGTTCCTTCAGGCGGCGAAAAGAGGTGGATATTTTAGGTATAAGCTATCAAATGGAGAAGAGCGTTTTTTCTTTCTCTCCGATTACATCCCCTTTCCACCTCATTTCCTCGGAGAGGGCGGAATATCATATGCGTTACTAAGGAGAAATATATTCAGCCCGGGAGATTTGATTATGAGCTTGGGGATATGCTTTTTAATCCAAAGGGGGATGCTCGCAAAAGATGAAGGCAAGAAGGTTTAA
- a CDS encoding glycosyltransferase family 39 protein, with the protein MKARRFNSVLFGIFIIAIILRLLGIRWGLPNSEHYFSYHPDEILIIGASSNVDIFRLQLDPKFYNYGSLYIFIVSLLNTLALAWGLINGGPSYIALSQMILVGRIASALMGGATVLIVYQIAKNLYNEDVAKASAFLLAIAPLHMVHSHYAAVDVPTTFFLTLSFLFSVLLLKSGKDIYFLWGGLFTGFATATKYNALLISLPLFYLLFKKGFSYKRLALLGLGIIAGFLIGCPGSLINFPKFKNDFLYELHHTRLGHGDLFVNTGPGWLYNLRTLFFTLGIPLFLALILGLLVALVSHSHGDLLIFSFFIPYFLLISFSNVRFARYLIPLLPFIIIFASRPFFPAKKNLFREIAIFTFILISIYTSLLSIAYLRSLMGKDPRDLAGDWLRRNLRRGDKVGLLQLPWFYSPAFIPYNGGKMSERDFYEWALNSPYKFSVIGWDRARLLEERPDYFVVSNFEFIHPLRLRRPPAVEFWRALEGKYKLEKVFKRELCFLGISFPFIPQLIPEDVLYTFPEIRIYKIRR; encoded by the coding sequence ATGAAGGCAAGAAGGTTTAATTCGGTTCTCTTCGGCATCTTCATTATAGCTATAATCCTGCGCCTTTTAGGCATAAGATGGGGATTGCCGAACAGCGAGCATTATTTCTCCTATCATCCCGATGAGATTCTCATCATCGGCGCTTCCTCCAATGTTGATATATTTCGCCTCCAGCTCGACCCCAAATTCTATAACTATGGAAGCCTTTACATTTTCATCGTATCCTTGCTAAATACTCTTGCCCTTGCTTGGGGCTTAATAAATGGCGGTCCCTCTTATATCGCCCTTTCCCAGATGATTTTAGTGGGGAGGATAGCCTCTGCATTGATGGGTGGAGCAACCGTCTTGATTGTCTACCAAATCGCAAAGAATCTTTATAACGAGGATGTCGCCAAGGCGAGCGCCTTCCTTTTAGCAATTGCTCCCCTTCATATGGTCCATTCCCATTATGCAGCGGTGGATGTCCCAACCACATTCTTCCTTACCCTTTCCTTTCTCTTCTCCGTCCTTCTCCTCAAGAGTGGGAAGGATATCTATTTCCTATGGGGAGGTTTGTTTACTGGGTTCGCTACAGCGACGAAATACAATGCCCTACTCATTTCCCTCCCTTTATTCTATCTCCTTTTCAAGAAGGGCTTTTCATACAAGAGGTTAGCACTTTTAGGCTTAGGCATAATCGCTGGATTTCTCATTGGCTGTCCCGGGAGCCTAATTAATTTTCCCAAGTTCAAGAATGATTTCCTTTACGAGCTTCATCATACGAGGCTTGGACACGGAGACCTCTTCGTCAACACCGGTCCGGGTTGGCTCTACAATTTACGAACTCTCTTCTTCACCCTTGGCATCCCCCTTTTCCTTGCCCTAATCCTCGGCTTACTCGTTGCCCTTGTTTCCCACTCCCATGGCGATTTGCTCATCTTCTCATTTTTTATACCCTATTTTTTACTCATCAGCTTCTCCAATGTCCGCTTCGCAAGATATCTCATCCCCCTCCTTCCTTTCATAATCATCTTTGCTTCCCGTCCCTTCTTTCCCGCAAAGAAGAACCTCTTTAGAGAAATAGCTATCTTCACTTTTATATTGATTTCAATCTATACTTCCCTGCTTTCCATCGCTTATCTCAGAAGCCTTATGGGCAAGGACCCAAGGGATTTGGCGGGAGATTGGCTGAGGAGGAATTTGAGAAGAGGAGATAAAGTAGGTTTGCTTCAGCTCCCTTGGTTTTACTCTCCTGCCTTTATCCCCTACAACGGTGGAAAGATGAGCGAGCGAGATTTCTATGAATGGGCTTTGAACTCTCCCTATAAGTTCAGCGTTATAGGTTGGGATAGAGCGAGACTTCTTGAGGAGAGACCGGATTATTTCGTCGTCTCAAATTTTGAGTTCATACATCCCCTTAGGTTGAGGCGTCCCCCTGCGGTTGAATTCTGGAGGGCATTAGAAGGGAAGTATAAATTGGAAAAAGTATTTAAAAGAGAGCTTTGCTTCTTGGGAATCTCCTTCCCCTTCATTCCCCAATTGATTCCCGAAGATGTCCTCTATACTTTCCCAGAAATAAGGATTTACAAAATAAGGAGATAG
- a CDS encoding DUF1638 domain-containing protein: protein MRLKLIACEVLAREFYHLSALSSHIIDIELVTKDLHDYPELLRHELQERINRSNDGYEYILLGYGLCGNATAGLSSSIPLVIPRVHDCISLYLGSKERYLEQFLSHPGTYYYSRGWLERRGNKERKDSIQDAFLQELQFQDLAMKYGEDNARYLMEVMGGWQKKYNRAVFISMEIGDEEEFKKYVASLAEENGWSYEELKGSFSLLERFCNLNLDEEDFLIVPPGRQIHPSYNEKVIIAK from the coding sequence ATGAGATTAAAGCTGATAGCTTGTGAGGTTTTGGCGAGAGAATTCTATCATCTCTCCGCTCTTTCATCCCATATTATTGATATAGAGCTCGTGACCAAGGATTTACACGATTATCCTGAGCTCCTCCGTCATGAGCTTCAGGAGAGGATAAATAGGTCAAACGACGGCTACGAGTACATCCTTTTGGGATATGGTCTATGCGGAAACGCAACAGCTGGGCTTTCCTCCTCCATCCCCCTCGTCATCCCTCGTGTCCACGACTGCATCTCCCTTTATCTCGGCTCAAAAGAGCGATATCTTGAACAGTTTCTCTCCCATCCCGGCACATATTACTATTCCCGTGGATGGTTGGAGAGGAGAGGAAACAAGGAAAGAAAGGACAGCATCCAAGACGCCTTCCTGCAAGAGCTCCAGTTTCAGGATTTGGCGATGAAATATGGAGAGGATAACGCAAGATATCTTATGGAAGTTATGGGAGGATGGCAGAAGAAATACAATAGAGCTGTCTTCATCTCAATGGAGATTGGGGATGAGGAAGAATTTAAAAAATATGTCGCCTCCTTAGCGGAGGAAAACGGCTGGAGCTATGAAGAATTAAAGGGTAGTTTCTCCCTTTTGGAAAGATTTTGCAATCTAAATCTTGATGAGGAGGATTTTCTCATCGTTCCTCCGGGAAGGCAGATACATCCCTCCTACAACGAAAAGGTTATTATCGCGAAGTAA
- a CDS encoding winged helix-turn-helix transcriptional regulator, whose translation MKCTEAFKVLSNPLRMRILEELLKGSRCVTKIAEKLGVSQPAITQHIRALERLNLVIGERKGNRIHYSINVSGLEEMKKVIFQLLSGLEPREEKCGYREKCECEE comes from the coding sequence ATGAAATGCACGGAAGCTTTTAAAGTCTTGAGCAATCCTCTAAGGATGAGAATCCTTGAGGAGCTCCTCAAGGGGAGCAGATGTGTTACGAAGATAGCGGAGAAGTTGGGAGTTAGCCAGCCTGCTATCACCCAGCACATAAGAGCCTTGGAGAGGTTGAATTTGGTGATAGGGGAAAGGAAGGGCAATCGCATTCACTATTCCATAAATGTCAGTGGGTTGGAGGAGATGAAGAAGGTCATCTTCCAGCTTTTAAGCGGGTTAGAGCCAAGGGAAGAGAAATGTGGATATAGGGAGAAATGCGAATGCGAGGAATGA
- a CDS encoding discoidin domain-containing protein has product MRRREGFKLIIYSLLTLILLPLTFAEQRIQGALYIATIDDNGLLSSLKIGDCEVIRNQLEFCPVVNWEVESVEKSEEGIAYKLQSEKGGAEISYSFTENRIKITLTHRLGGFQTWRLNFNQDVLALENLQNNTVKGAEAIQYLDEGEIRPLPVPRLSRVQRARLYLRNGAQILFWHSGWGAPFNLDEIGSFFGYTYQRNLLESNQPMSIYFQIEAKPSKPLEASPSFIPYGDAGHNLFYQGEPISFTIKFPDDVLDRLRKAQKWRIAWEVRDFWDKKIGEGKKEFDSSFALENKSVKISFNIYQRGWFSVLFSLMPVSKTKIDFLPSQFRARFAVVRDLPIFPKRVSPSEQYNMSDYYYSSLLGLRCVRESHNISDYFPEKGKARWDDLDRIFENANREAKRWSVKWFFQANSRPSWCSEEDYEQIAFQIVNRYKDKCKIWEVENEPNFSYSPQDYIQKALIPFSKGAKRADPTCQVIAPACVSVHHTLRFLEAMREVNALDYVDGISTHTYHGPGEPWEMFGNPYHLNQMKRIAPDKPIWQTEQGYWWDNVSKQRFARYVVRQFLNALAVGIPLERHFYYYVVHHGFEPMYLVEMGSSEGYNGTLEPGGVAVRIMNEEIGSRKLASFKEPLFGVYLLRFEGKDEDVIAIWTLDFKVRLKIRGKILYANDFMGNRMELKKEGDIFSIDVDGYPCYLHLRRGEMLSVIEPHLGRNLTSEEGCKAFASSSDEHHPPENAIDGKWSTLYPTPPGQEEWIGTFWQAGTEGASESSPVWLTVQFPRLHTLHYAIVLTPLPAITAVPRDFLLQISLDGKSWKTISQVKDGEEWAYFFSFPKTKARFLRLLITKLNDGWHLDGRWMFMVNENFKKYTNMKASVLELMVFGTP; this is encoded by the coding sequence ATGAGGCGGAGAGAAGGGTTTAAACTTATCATCTATTCGTTGTTGACCTTAATTTTACTACCTCTCACCTTTGCTGAACAAAGAATACAAGGGGCTCTTTATATAGCTACAATAGATGACAATGGCTTGCTCTCCTCTCTCAAAATCGGGGATTGCGAGGTTATTCGCAATCAACTTGAATTCTGCCCGGTGGTAAATTGGGAAGTGGAAAGTGTTGAGAAAAGCGAAGAGGGGATTGCCTACAAACTTCAAAGTGAAAAAGGAGGGGCGGAAATCAGCTACAGCTTCACTGAAAATCGGATAAAAATCACACTTACCCATCGTCTGGGTGGATTTCAGACCTGGCGCCTGAATTTCAATCAAGATGTGCTCGCCCTGGAGAACCTGCAAAACAACACCGTTAAAGGAGCGGAGGCTATCCAATATTTGGATGAGGGGGAGATTCGCCCCTTGCCCGTACCTCGCCTCTCCCGAGTCCAAAGGGCACGCCTTTACTTGCGAAACGGGGCGCAAATCCTCTTCTGGCATAGTGGTTGGGGGGCACCCTTCAATCTTGATGAAATCGGAAGCTTCTTCGGTTACACCTATCAGAGAAATCTCTTGGAAAGCAATCAGCCGATGAGCATTTACTTTCAAATTGAGGCAAAACCCTCCAAGCCTTTAGAAGCTTCTCCCTCTTTCATCCCCTACGGTGATGCAGGGCATAATCTCTTTTACCAGGGAGAACCGATAAGCTTTACTATAAAATTCCCAGATGATGTTCTGGATAGATTGAGGAAAGCCCAGAAGTGGCGAATTGCTTGGGAAGTAAGGGATTTTTGGGATAAGAAAATAGGGGAAGGCAAAAAGGAATTTGATAGCTCCTTTGCTTTGGAGAATAAATCCGTGAAGATATCTTTTAATATCTATCAGAGAGGATGGTTCAGTGTCCTCTTCTCCCTAATGCCAGTCTCTAAAACAAAGATTGACTTCCTTCCATCTCAATTCAGGGCGAGATTCGCCGTCGTAAGGGATTTGCCCATCTTTCCAAAGAGGGTCTCGCCATCGGAGCAATATAATATGTCTGACTACTATTATTCCTCCCTTCTGGGATTAAGATGCGTTAGGGAAAGCCACAATATCTCGGATTATTTCCCGGAAAAGGGGAAGGCTCGCTGGGATGACTTGGATAGAATATTTGAAAATGCCAATAGGGAGGCGAAGAGGTGGAGTGTGAAGTGGTTCTTCCAAGCCAATTCCCGCCCAAGTTGGTGCAGTGAAGAGGATTATGAACAAATAGCTTTTCAAATCGTCAATCGCTATAAGGATAAATGCAAGATATGGGAAGTTGAGAACGAGCCCAATTTCTCTTATTCCCCTCAGGATTATATCCAAAAGGCTCTTATCCCCTTCTCAAAGGGGGCGAAGAGGGCTGACCCTACCTGCCAAGTGATAGCCCCAGCTTGTGTTTCCGTCCATCACACCCTCCGCTTCCTTGAAGCTATGAGGGAAGTTAATGCCTTGGATTATGTGGACGGAATATCCACCCATACCTACCACGGTCCTGGCGAGCCCTGGGAGATGTTTGGCAATCCTTATCACTTAAATCAAATGAAACGCATTGCGCCCGATAAACCCATCTGGCAAACTGAACAAGGTTATTGGTGGGATAATGTGAGCAAACAAAGATTCGCAAGATATGTCGTTCGCCAGTTTCTCAATGCCCTTGCTGTGGGAATCCCTTTGGAGCGCCATTTTTACTATTATGTAGTGCATCACGGATTTGAGCCGATGTATCTCGTTGAGATGGGTTCAAGCGAAGGATATAATGGAACGCTTGAACCGGGAGGGGTGGCAGTGAGGATAATGAATGAGGAGATAGGTTCCCGCAAATTAGCTTCTTTTAAAGAACCCCTTTTTGGCGTTTATCTTTTGAGATTTGAGGGGAAAGATGAAGATGTTATAGCTATTTGGACGCTTGACTTCAAAGTCAGATTGAAGATAAGGGGCAAAATCTTGTATGCGAATGATTTTATGGGCAATAGAATGGAGCTCAAGAAAGAGGGAGACATATTCTCAATAGATGTTGATGGCTATCCTTGTTATCTTCATTTGAGAAGAGGGGAAATGTTGAGCGTGATTGAGCCCCATCTGGGGAGGAATTTGACGAGCGAGGAGGGATGCAAAGCCTTTGCTTCCTCAAGCGATGAACATCATCCCCCGGAAAACGCCATTGATGGGAAATGGTCCACTCTTTATCCAACTCCACCAGGTCAAGAGGAATGGATTGGGACATTCTGGCAAGCGGGAACGGAGGGAGCGTCTGAATCCAGTCCCGTTTGGTTAACGGTCCAATTCCCCAGGTTGCACACCTTACATTATGCAATCGTTTTGACGCCATTGCCGGCTATCACAGCGGTTCCAAGGGATTTCCTGCTTCAGATTTCCTTGGATGGAAAGAGCTGGAAAACGATTAGTCAAGTGAAAGATGGAGAGGAATGGGCATATTTCTTCTCCTTTCCAAAGACAAAAGCGAGATTCCTTCGTCTTTTGATAACGAAATTGAACGATGGCTGGCACCTGGATGGACGCTGGATGTTTATGGTGAACGAGAATTTCAAAAAATACACAAATATGAAAGCCTCCGTTTTGGAGCTAATGGTTTTCGGAACTCCCTAA